AAGCATATAACCTTTGCCGTCTGAATACATGACGACTGTTGCAGGTGTTCCGTTTATGCCGTGTTGTATTGCCGCTTTTGCTATTTTATCGATAATTGGGGAGTATTTCTTTTTTAGTTCTTTTAGATTTTTTGTGTTTTTGATGATGTTCTCAACATCTTTAAAGCTTGCACTCTCAACCTTATCTATAGCAGCTTTTAAGCCCTCTTTTTTCTCTATGTCTAAAAAGATGGCGGAAGCTTCATTTGCCTTTTTGCCGTGAACATCAAATGGGAGTATGTGGAGTTTTATTTTGCCTTCTTCGGCAAGTTTTACAAGTTGTGGCAGTTGTCTTTTACAAAATGGGCATAACGGGTCGCTAAACATATAGACATCTGTCCCTTTTCCATATGATTTTTTTGCACTTTCGGGAAGCTCTTTTAGAAGTTCCTTTAACCATTTAAGGTCAACCTTTACTCTCTCTATCTGTTTTTTGGGCTCAATCCTTTTTAGCTTTCCATTCTCGTATGTAAGCAGAACAGGAATTATCTCTTTTTTGTCTTTTGATATCCATAGATATCTGTGGACTATTACTCCAAACTTCTTGTTTTCTATGGCTACATTGAGTTGGTTGAAACCTTTTATCTTGCTATTTTTCTCAACTTTTACGGTGTAATTAATGTTTGGTGGTATCATCTTCTTTAATATCTCATCATACGGCGTTTTTGAAGCAAATGCCGTTGAACTCATGAATGCTATGGACAGACCAGCAATGAGCAGTTTTGCTCTCATCCCTTTCCTCCTTTTTCCTTATTTAACTTAATTATATAGTTTTTTAGGCACTTTACAAGTTTAAATTTATAGTTTTGTTGACAACGGGTGTAGTTTCCTTGTAAAATCCAACACACGGGAGGGCAAACAGTGTTTAAACGGCTGATAGTTTTGAGTTTTATAGTGGCTTTTTTGTCGTCCTGCTCCACTGTCTCTACCTTTAGAAAAAATGACGACACGCTTCTTAAAAGGATTAGGTTGCTTGAGGCAAGGGTTGAGTTCAACTCTCAATTAATAAAGATAAACAGTCAGCGAATAGACTCTGTAGCACTTCAACTTGAGAAGATAAAAGAAAGATTAGCAAAAGAGAGAAAAGAAGCATCTCTTGATGATATTCCACCGGCTTCTGTGATTGATAGTTTGGCAAGTTCAGAGTCTCAAAACAAAGAGAAGAAGCAAGCAAAAAAGATTAAAACTGAGCCAAAAATAGCAGAAAATCTTGTTCCTACTCCTGTTGAAGTCTCAAAGCTCACAATTCAAAAGCCACAACAGGAATTAAATTATAAGTCTCTTTACAACCAGGCCTTAAAAGAGTATAAAGAAGGCAATTATTTAGAAGCAGCCAAACTATTTGAAGAGTTTACAAAGGAGTTTAAAAATACGGATTTGTATGATAACTCTCTGTATTGGTTGGGATGGAGTTATTTGCATCTTAACGAGAAAGATAAAGCCGTCGAGCTGTTTAACAGGTTGATTAAAGAGTTTCCTTATGCATCGCTAAAACAAGGTGGAAAAACGGATGCTGCTATTTTTACTCTAATCAGGCTATTTAAAGATGATAAGAGGAAGAAAGGGTATTATAAAAAATTGTTGTTTGAAAGGTTTCCTAAAAGTGTTTATGTAAAAAAAATAAAGGCAAGGAGTAAAGAATGAGAAAGATTGTATTAGTTATTTTGTTGATAGGTTTAATGACCGTTAACTCTTACGGTTGGGAGAAGCTTTATATTGTTAAGAAAGGTGATACTTTGTGGGATATATCGAAGAAGTTTTATAAAAACCCATTCTATTGGGGCAAACTCTGGTATAACAACACATATATCAATGACCCAGACCTTATCTTTCCTGGTGAGATCCTGCTTGTTGGTAAGCATGGGCTTGAGATATACTCTCTTAAAAAGAAACCAACAAAAAAACCAAAGCCCGTATTAAAGGAGAGAAAGTATGTCTCTGCTGTCTGGTTTGAAAAAGACAAGTTCTATTCAACCTGTGGAAATCATCTATGTGTCTGGGAGAAAAAGCAGTTTGAAGTTGCCAAGATGAAGTTTGACACATACTCTCATGTTGAAGTATCTCAAGGTGATACGATCTATCTTGTTGCATCAAAAGAATCTCTTCCTGAAAAGCTTTATGTCTATAGAAAAAATGAAGATTTAAGCCACTATAACCACAATTTTGACCCTGTATATCTGCCTATTGGTGAGATAAAGGTTGAAAAAAAGATAAAAGATGGCGTGTTTAAGGCTAAAATTGTTAGTGCATTTGCTGAAATAACACCAGATGATGTTGTAAGCAGCGTCTATCCTTTTATCAGCGTTAAGGATAATCCACCTGTTGAGAAAGTTGGAGATATTAAGGTTAAAGAGATTCTTGTAGCAAACAATGAGTTTCAGAGTGGTATGGGCATGTTTCTATTCTTTAAAGCATCTAAAAAATTACCCATAGTTTTAGGTAAAAAGGTTATACTTGCAAGACTGAATGAGAATGCTTATGAGCCTATAGATATTGGAGAAGGTGTTGTTGTGTCTCAGTATGATGAATATATCGGTATATTCTTCCCTGCTTCTAATGGATTAAAGGAGATGCCAGATAGAACACAAGAATATGTATTGAGGTGATAAAAAGATGCTAAAGATTTACAACACTGCATCAAGAAGTCTTGAAGAGTTTAAGCCCTTAAAAGACGGCAAAGTTGGAATGTATGTGTGCGGCGTTACGGTGTATGACTTCTGCCATATCGGACATGCAAGAAGTGCCGTTGCGTTTGACATTATTTACAGATATTTGAAGTTTAAAGGATACGATGTTGTTTTTGTTAAAAATTTTACCGATGTTGATGATAAGATTATCAAGCGGGCAAATCAGGAAGGTGTAAGCTGCGATGAGATAGCATCAAGATACATTAAAGAGTATTACGAAGATATGGAGAAGCTCAGCATAGAAAGGCCTACAGTTGAGCCAAAAGCCACAGAGCACATAAAGGAAATCATAGAGCTTGTAAAGAAGCTGATAGATAAGGGATATGCTTATGAAGTTGATGGTGATGTCTATTACAGCGTTGAGAAGTTTAAGGATTACGGCAAACTGTCGCATAAAAACATTGAAGAGTTAAAAAGTGGTGCAAGGGTTGAGATAAACGATAAAAAGAGAAATCCGCTTGATTTTGCCCTGTGGAAGAAGTCAAAGGAGAATGAGCCTGCCTGGGATTCACCGTGGGGCAAGGGAAGACCCGGCTGGCATATAGAATGCTCTGCAATGAGTATGAAGTATTT
This genomic stretch from Hippea alviniae EP5-r harbors:
- a CDS encoding DsbA family protein — translated: MRAKLLIAGLSIAFMSSTAFASKTPYDEILKKMIPPNINYTVKVEKNSKIKGFNQLNVAIENKKFGVIVHRYLWISKDKKEIIPVLLTYENGKLKRIEPKKQIERVKVDLKWLKELLKELPESAKKSYGKGTDVYMFSDPLCPFCKRQLPQLVKLAEEGKIKLHILPFDVHGKKANEASAIFLDIEKKEGLKAAIDKVESASFKDVENIIKNTKNLKELKKKYSPIIDKIAKAAIQHGINGTPATVVMYSDGKGYMLMGLSNVDKFIKKK
- a CDS encoding tetratricopeptide repeat protein — protein: MFKRLIVLSFIVAFLSSCSTVSTFRKNDDTLLKRIRLLEARVEFNSQLIKINSQRIDSVALQLEKIKERLAKERKEASLDDIPPASVIDSLASSESQNKEKKQAKKIKTEPKIAENLVPTPVEVSKLTIQKPQQELNYKSLYNQALKEYKEGNYLEAAKLFEEFTKEFKNTDLYDNSLYWLGWSYLHLNEKDKAVELFNRLIKEFPYASLKQGGKTDAAIFTLIRLFKDDKRKKGYYKKLLFERFPKSVYVKKIKARSKE
- a CDS encoding LysM peptidoglycan-binding domain-containing protein; translation: MRKIVLVILLIGLMTVNSYGWEKLYIVKKGDTLWDISKKFYKNPFYWGKLWYNNTYINDPDLIFPGEILLVGKHGLEIYSLKKKPTKKPKPVLKERKYVSAVWFEKDKFYSTCGNHLCVWEKKQFEVAKMKFDTYSHVEVSQGDTIYLVASKESLPEKLYVYRKNEDLSHYNHNFDPVYLPIGEIKVEKKIKDGVFKAKIVSAFAEITPDDVVSSVYPFISVKDNPPVEKVGDIKVKEILVANNEFQSGMGMFLFFKASKKLPIVLGKKVILARLNENAYEPIDIGEGVVVSQYDEYIGIFFPASNGLKEMPDRTQEYVLR